The DNA window TCCCACGCCGCGCCGGCGAAGAATGGCATTCCCGGTGTTAAGTCGATCATTGCCGTGGCCTCCGGCAAGGGCGGCGTCGGCAAATCGACCACGGCCGTCAACTTCGCGCTGGCGCTTTCGGCGCGTGGCCTCAAGGTCGGCATCCTCGACGCCGATATCTATGGCCCGTCCGTGCCGCGCCTGATGGGCCTTTCTGGCGAGAAGCCGGAGGTGAACGAAGATCGCACGCTGGTGCCGCTGGAAAACTTCGGCGTCAAGGTAATGTCGATCGGCTTCCTGGTCGAAGAAGAGACGCCGATGATCTGGCGGGCGCCGATGGCTGTATCCGCCCTGACGCAGATGCTGCGCGAGAGCGCCTGGGGCGAGCTCGACGTGCTGGTGGTCGACATGCCGCCGGGCACCGGCGATGTGCAGCTCACCATGGCCCAGCAGGTGCCGCTGACCGGTGCCGTCATCGTATCGACGCCGCAGGACCTCGCGCTGCTCGACGCGCGGCGCGGCGTCGCCATGTTCCAGAAAGTCGAGGTGCCCGTGCTCGGCATCGTCGAGAACATGGCCTATTTTGTCTGCCCCAATTGCGGCACTCACCACGATATCTTCGGCCATGGCGGCGCGGCGCAGGAAGCCCGCCGCATCGGCGTGCCCTTCCTCGGCGAAGTGCCGCTGGAGATGCGAATCCGCGAGACGTCGGACTCCGGCCAGCCGGTGGTCGCGACCGAGCCGAACGGCCCGCATGCCGAGTCCTATCTCGCCATCGCCGGACGCGTTCTCGACACGCTGGCCGGCAAGCCCGAGCGAGCGGCGCCACGCATCGTCATCGAATAAGACCGACCAGCAAGAAGAGCCCGGTGCTAGACTCCGGGCTCGGCGCGGCTGGCAAGCGTCTGGTGCCTGACCCGCTCGCGGTAGAAAATGTAGACGCCAGAGCCGACAACGACGGCAATGCCGATGAGTGTCAGCGGATCCAGCACATCGCCCCAGATGATCCAGCCGAGAACGATGGCGAAGGGGATGGTGGAATAGCGGAACTGGGCGACCAGAGAGATGTCGCCGTGCCGCATGGCGTCGATCGAAAACTGGACGCCGAAGATACAGCTGAGACCGGCAACCACGATCAGGCCAAACTCCATCGCGGTCATCGGCTGCCACACCTCGGTCGCCGACAAGAGGCCGCAGGCGATCGTCACCATGATCTGGGTAATCAACGTCGCCACCGACGAATTGGTCTCCGGGGCAATGAAACGGGTGGAAAGCTCGCGAACAGTGACGATGGCTACCGACAGCAAGGGCAGCAAAGCCCAACTGTTGAAGCCGTCCGGCCCGGGCCGGACAATGATCAGGATACCGCAAAAGCCGACCACTACCGACAGCCAGCGCCGCCAGCCGACAATCTCGCCAAGGACAAGCGCGCCGACCGCCGTAATTGCCAATGGAGCGCCCTGCGAGATGGCGGACGCATTGGCGATCGGCAAGTGCATCAGGCCGGAGAGATAGACAACCGTGGCAACGCCCTCGCAGATCGATCGCGTCAACACAAAACGCGAGGTCTGCGGCAGCACTTTGGGCAGAAGCCCCATTTTCCAGACCGCGACAAACACAACCACCGTGGCGATGAGAGAGCGAATGAACAGCACTTCACCGAGGGGCAGATCTTCGGCGACCGCTTTGATGATGGTATCGTTGACGAGGAAAAACAGGCAGCAGAGCAGCATCGCGATGATGCCGCGCAGCGTCTCGCGGAAATCTGTCATGGAATGGGATTTGCCTTCGAAGCGGTCGATCTCACGCGCACTATCGCTCATGGAACGATTCACGGCAAGGCAGCAACCCATGCCACGGTCGCGCCCCTGCCCATCGCAAGTTGCCAACCTTAATCGTTGATCGCCACCACCGTTCGTCCGGCGACGGTGCCCTCGACGATCCGCCGGGCGGCGGCGACGGCTTCGGTCAATGCAATCGTGCGCGTCATGGCGGCAAGGCGATCGTGATCGACGACGTCGGCGAGGTAGCGCCAGATTTCCTCCCGCCGCGCGGCCGGCACGCGGACGCTATCGACGCCGATCAGGCTGACGCCGCGCAGGATGAACGGGGCGACGCTGGCGAGGAAATCCATGCCGGCGGCGTTGCCGCAAGCGATCGCAACGCCGCCCGGCTTGAGCATCGACACAACATGCGCCAGAACCGCTGAGCCCACCATGTCGAAGGCCGCCGCCCAGCGCTCGCGGGCCAGCGGCTTTACCGGGCCGGCGAACAGATCGCGGCCGATCACCTCGGTGGCGCCCAGCCGCAGCAACCGCGCGGCTTCCTCCGGTCGCCCGGTCACGGCCGTGACGCTCCACCCCTCTTGCGCCAGCAGCATCACCGCCATCGATCCGACACCACCGGCAGCGCCGGTGACGACGACAGGACCATCGGCGGGCGTGACGCCATGACGCCTCAACCTGTCGAGCCCTTCGGCAACGGTGAGGCCGGCGGTGCCGAGCGCCATCGCTTCGACCGGCGACAAAGCCTTGGGGCGCCGCACCAGCCAGTCGCCGGAAACGCGCATTCTCTCGCTCCAGGCCCCCAGATGGGTCTCGCCGACACCCCAGCCGGTGAGAATCACTTCGTCGCCAGCAAGCCAATTCGGATTGTTCGAAGCAATCACCGTAGCCGCGGCGTCAACGCCCGGCACCATCGGCCAGCGGCGTACCACCGGCAGGCGGCCGGTGACGGCCAGGCCATCCTTGAAGTTCACAGCCGAGGCGCGCACGGCAAGAGTGACGTCGCCCTGCATCAGGTCTGATTCCGAAAGGCGCGTTAGCCGCGCAGCGGTCTTGCCCTCGGCATCCTGTTCGAGCAGCACAGCGGCGAAATCGGTCATCGTCTGTCCTTCCGTCTCTTTCCCCGCCGTTTACCACGATGTCGGCTTTGCCAGGACCTTCAAATAACTCGGAGATCGGCATTTCCAGCGGAAACGCGCCAGTCACCGCCTCCCAACCGAGAGCTATTAACGGCTTTTCAAGGTTAATCCAGCAGCATGGGCGCAGGGAGCAGTTTTCGTCTCCGTCATCGTTCGTCTCAGTTCTGTTCCCCCCGGAGGCCGTCAGTCCATGCGTCGCGTTCCTCGTACCAGAGTCCGGCCCGGACACGGGCGCGTCGGACTCGCCGCCGCCGGCGCGCTATTCGTCGCCGTGGTCGCCTTTCCCACCTCCGTTGCCTATCAGGACATCGCCAGTCTGGTCGTCGATTCCATCAACCCGACAACGCGTTGGGCGATGACGCTCGGCGTCGGCCCAGGTGGTGAGAGCACGGTGGTCTCCCCGCGCCTTGCCGACGTCAAGGACACGCCGGCCCGTCTTGAAATGAACGGCGGCTCGATCATCATCGAAGGCACCGGTGAAGTCATCACCGGCGCGGTGGGCGGTTCCGCCTTCGTGCCCGACGAGGAGCGCATCGACCGCAGTTGGAAGGGCGACCTGCCAATGACCGTGACGACGCCCCCGACCGAACGCGGCTTTTCCGCCGGCTCCATCACGCTCGGTGACGCCAGCCGCCTGACACCCCCCACCGTGCTGCCGACCATGGCTTTCGAGGCGTCGTCGGCACCGCTATCGGTTCTGGCGGTATCGAGGTTTATCAGTCCCAAGCCGAATACCGACGTCGCCGATCTCACGCCGATCCCGGTGCCGCAGCACAAGCCCGACCGGACGGAGCTGGTGGCGACTAGCTATCCATCGCGTGCCTACACTCCGGCCGAGACCGGCGCCGCCGCGTCGGCGCTGCTCGCCGCCTACGCACCCGACAGCTCGGTGGTCAGCCAGGACATGTTCGCGCCGCTGTTCGCCATGCCCGGCGACAAGCCGGCACCGCCGGCACCGGTCGTTCGCCCAGGTGACCACTGGTGGGCCGCCAACCCGCTGCCAGCCAGCGTCTGGAACGACGGAGAGCAGAAATGCCTTGCCGAGGCGATCTATTTCGAAGCCCGCTCGGAACCGCGCAAGGGCCAGATCGCCGTGGCCCAGGTGGTGCTCAACCGCGTCAAGAACCCGGCCTATCCCGACACCATCTGCAAGGTGGTCTACCAGAACCGCGATAAATACAACGAATGCCAGTTCTCGTTCGCCTGCGACGGCCGGCGTGACATCGTCTTCGACAAGTCGGCTTGGCGGAGAGCGCAGCAGGTCGCCGGCGAGGTGACGAGCGGCGCCGCCTGGCTCGACGACGTCGGCACGGCCACCCATTATCACGCCACCTACGTGCGCCCGAACTGGGCAAGCGTCTTCACCAAGAAGGCCAAGATCGGCATGCACGTGTTCTACCAGACCATCAACGGCGGCTGGAGCTGAGCGGCCGTCGCCCGTGAGGTTGATTTCAGCCTCGTTTCCTCATGGCTTCTCGCCTTTAGTGCGTCTATTCGGGGATGACATTTTTCCCCGAACCGACTAATCAGACGCAGCATTCAAAGACGACCGGCGAGCCGCCGGGAGGCCCCGAGGACCACCATGCCCGATCTTCTCATTGAACTCTTCTCCGAAGAGATCCCCGCCCGTATGCAGGCGAAGGCCGCCGACGATCTCAAGGGTCTGGTGACGAGCGGTCTGGTGGACGCCGGCTTGACCTATGAAAGCGCCGGCGCCTTTGCGACGCCACGTCGCCTCGCGCTCACCGTTCACGGCCTGAACACCCGCTCTCCCGACATCCGCGAGGAGAAGAAGGGGCCCCGCACCGACGCGCCGGCTGGCGCCATCCAGGGCTTTCTGCGTGGCGCCGGGCTCGACGACATCGCCAAGGCACGCGTCGTCTCCGACCCGAAAAAGGGTGACTTCTACGTCGCTGATCTCGTCAAGCCGGGCCGCGCCGCCGAGACGATCATCGCCGAATTGCTGCCCACCGTTATCCGCAGCTTCCCCTGGCCGAAGTCGCAGCGCTGGGGCACGGGCACGCTGCGCTGGGTGCGGCCGCTGCACTCGATCGTCTGCACCTTCGGGCCAGAAACCGAGGAGCCGGTGGTGATCGACTTCGAGGTCGAGGGCATCCGCTCGGGCAACATCACCTACGGCCACCGCTTCCTCGCCCCCGAGGCGATCAAGGTGCGGCGCTTCTCCGACTATGTCGAGAAGCTCGAAAAGGCCAAGGTGGTGCTCGATCCGGCTCGCCGCCGCGACATCATTCTGCATGACGCGCGCGATCTCGCCTTCGCCTCCGGTCTGGAACTGGTCGAGGACGAGGGCCTGCTTAACGAAGTGGCCGGCCTCGTCGAATGGCCGGTGGTGCTGATGGGCGCCTTCGATCCCGCCTTCCTCGACGTGCCGGACGAGGTGATCCGCGCCACCATCCGCGCCAATCAGAAGTGCTTCGTGCTGAAGGATCCGAAAACCGGACGCCTCGCCAATCGCTTCATCCTCACCTCCAATATGGCAGCGACCGACGGTGGCGCCACCATCATTGCCGGCAACGAACGCGTCATCCGCGCGCGTCTGTCGGACGCCAAGTTCTTCTGGGACGGCGATCTCGCCATTCCCTTGGAAACGCTGGTGCCCAAGCTCGAAGGCATCACCTTCCACGAGAAGCTCGGCAGCCAGGGCGACCGCGTGCGCCGCATCGTGGCCCTCGCCCGCGAGATCGCGCCGCAGGTCGGCGCCGACGCGGACAAGGCGGCCCGCGCCGCCCTGCTCGCCAAGGCGGACTTGCTTTCCGGTGTCGTCGGTGAGTTCCCCGAGGTGCAGGGCTTGATGGGGCGCTATTACGCCGCTCATGCTGGCGAGGACGCAGCCGTCGCCGCCGCCATCGAGGAGCACTGGAAGCCGCAGGGCCCGTCCGACCGCGTACCGGCAGCGTCGGTCTCCATCGCCGTGGCGCTCGCCGACAAGCTCGACACGCTGGTCGGCTTCTGGACGATCGACGAGAAGCCGACGGGGAGCAAAGACCCGTTTGCGCTTCGCCGGGCAGCGCTGGGCGTCATTCGCATCATCCTCGACAATGGCGTGCGCCTGCCGCTCAATGCCTATTCAAACAAGACGCCTGATCTGCTCAACTTCTTCGCTGATCGCCTGAAGGTGCAGCTTCGTGAGCAGGGCAATCGCTTCGACCTCGTCGATGCCGTGTTTGCCCTCGGCGGTCAGGACGACCTGCTGCTGATCGTCAAGCGTGTCGAGGCGCTGGGCGCGCTGCTCGCCAGTGACGACGGCAAGAACCTGCTCGCCGGTTACAAGCGTACCGCCAACATTCTGAAGGCCGAAGAGAAGAAGGGCACCGCCGTCGCCGCCGCCGTCGATGCCAGCCTGTTCAAGGAGGCCGAGGAAAAGGCGCTGGCCGCCGCCATCGAGACGGCTGCCAAGGCCGCGCACGATGCCGTCGCCGCCGAGAATTTCGAGGGCGCCATGAAGGCTCTCGCCACGCTGCGTGCGCCGGTCGATGCCTTCTTCGACAAGGTCCTGGTCAACGACACCGACGCTGACGTGCGCGCCAACCGCCTTGCCCTTCTGACGGTGCTGCGCGACGCCTGCCATCAGGTGGCCGACTTCTCCAAGATCGAAGGCTGAAGCCTCGTCATTTCTGACGGAAAAGCCGTCCGCCGATGTTGGCGGGCGGCTTTTTTTGCCCTCGCCCGGAGTTTCGGGGCATTGGAGTCAACTTTAAATCGTTATAATTGTGAATGTGGTCTTTTTGCGCGCATTTGCCATGAAAAGACTTGGCATATAAGACTTTCGGCGTATGCTGATCTGAATATCTTTCGCTAACGGATGAGCGCTGTTGACCTTTTCGCTGTTCTCTCCGCACGACCGCCTCGCCTCCCTCCTCCTGCCCCATTCGGGTGGTTGCGTTTGCACCACAGACGGCAGCCATGACTTTTCGCACCTCTTGCGGGTGTGGAAGAACGCGACCGTCATCTCCGATAATGAAGGCGGCGATACCGAGATTCTGGCGGCGGCGGTGCTGCTTCATGATTGCGTCGCGGTCGAGAAGAACTCGCCGGATCGCCCCCGTGCTTCGCGGCTGTCAGCCCGAAAAGCGCGTGGCATCCTTGCCGATATCGGCTGGGAAGAGGAACGACGGGAAAAGGTGGCCCATGCCATCGAGGCGCACAGCTTCTCGGCCGGCATCGAACCGACCACGCTGGAGGCTCGCATCCTGCAGGACGCCGACCGGCTCGACGCCATCGGCATGATCGGGGCGGCTCGCTGCTTCTACGTCGCTGGCCGGCTCAATAACCACCTTTACGATGCCGGCGACCCCTCAGCCGAGGACCGGCCGCTCAATGACAGTCGCTTCGCGCTCGATCACTTCATGACCAAGCTGTTCAAGCTCTGCGATGGCTTCAAGACGGCAACTGGTCGGCGGCTCGCAGCCGAACGCCATGCTCGGCTGCAGCGCTTCTACGACGATCTGCTGGAAGAGATCTGAGAGCCTAACCCGAAACCCTACTGGGGCGGGCATCTAGCTTCGATTTCTGCGCTTCCGGTGCTCACGGACAGAAAGTCCGCTCCGGTTCTCGAAACCATCGCCATCTGCCGCACCCCAGCGAATTTCGAGCTAGGCTCTGAAGGCGCGACCTTCAGAGCAGCCCCTTCAATCGGATAAGCCCGAGCGCGGCGACCGTGGTCGCGTCGCGGATGATGCCGCTGGCGATCATCGCGTCGACCTCGGAAATTGGAAAAGCGCGCGCAATCAAGTCGGCCTCCTCGGCTTCGAGGGCGGCGGCACCCTGCTCCAACTCCTCGGCCAGGAAGACGTGGTAGCGTTGCGAGGAATAGCCGTAGGCAAGGAAGAGGTCGCCAACGCGCGTCATCTTCCTCGCGACAATCCCCGTCTCTTCTGAGAGTTCGGCGCGGGCAACCTCTTCTGGGGGCACATCCGGCCGCGTTTCCCAGGAGCCTTGCGGCAGTTCCCAATAGCGACCGGCGACCGGATAGCGGTACTGCTCGACGAGGTGGATAAACCCACGCACCCGATCGATGGCCGCGATGGCAACGAAATCCGGCTTTTCAACCACGCCATAAATGCCATGCGAACCGTCCGGCCGCTCGATGGCATCCTCGCGGACGCGCATCCAGCGGTTTTCGTAGACGATCCGGCTGTCTGTGGCGCGGATGTCCGACACCTCAGACCAAGCCGTGCTCGGCCATCCAGGCAGAGGTGATGGCGGCCTGACTGCGCGACGTGATTTTCAGCGTCTCGAGGATCTTGCCGACATGCGCCTTGACGGTGGCTTCGGAGATACCGAGCTGGTAGGCGATCTGCTTGTTGAGAAGACCGTCGCCGAGGAGCTGGAACACCTTGAGCTGCTGTGGCGACAGCTGGGCTACCAGCGCCGAACGCTCCAGCACCGCCTGTGACACGGCTGAATTGTCGGCGCCGACTTCAATGATCGTGCCGCCGTCGAGCACCGTTTCAATGGCCGCCGCCAGCATGTCTTCCGAGGACCGCTTGCCGATGAAGGCACGGCAGCCGAGATCGAGACAACCCTGCGCCAGTTCCTCGCCGGAATTGGACGAATAAACGGCAACGAAGGCTTTTGGCGCCAGCGAGCGAATATGCTTGATGGTGTCGAGGCCGCGCATGCCGGGCATAACGAGGTCGGTGATAACCAGTGTGTTTTCGCCGGTGTCCAGAACGGCATCGGCAAGTTCGTCATAGCTGGTGGCAAGAATCGGCTGCCGGAAACCGAAGCGCTTCTTCAGAATGCGCACCACCGCCGACTGGATAATCGGATGGTCTTCGGCAACAATCGCCGTCCAATTCTGGCCGACATCGGCCGACTGCGCATCTTCTACCCGCTCGTTCATCAATCCACCCTACCCGCTAGAACAAAATGACCATTACATATTTGGATAATTGGGTCCTCCCGCTCCCTCCGGGACCGCCCAATCAATGTTTTGGTTAGGGTCCTTGATATCACAAGTTTTGCAGTGAACACAGTTTGGGGCATTAATTACATAACGTGGTCCAGCAGTTGGCTCGTCTATCCACTCATAAACGCCAGCCGGGCAGTAGCGGGCCGATGGACCAGCAAAAACGTCAAGTTCCGAGACCCTCTGCAAGTCCGGATCCAGCAATTTCAAATGCACCGGCTGGTTCTCTTCATGCGCGGTGCCCGACAGGAAAACCGACGACAGCCGATCGAAAGTGAGCTTGCCGTCCGGCTTCGGATAGGTGATCGGTTTGAAACGCGCGGCCGGTTGGAGGCAATCGGCGTCGGTCTTGCCGTGTAACAAGGTGCCAAAGGGCGAGACGCCGAACATGGTCTCCAGCCACATGTCGAGGCCACCGAGACCAATGCCCAGAAGCGTGCCGAACCGCGACCACAGCGGTTTGACGTTGCGCACGCGTTTCAAGTCCTTGCCGATGGCGGACTCTCGCCAGCCAGCATCGTAGGGCGTCAGCTCGTCGCCCGCGCGGCCGGCGGCGACGGCCTCGACGATGGCGTCGGCGGCGAGAATGCCCGACTGCACGGCATTGTGGCTGCCCTTGATGCGCGGCACATTCATGAAACCCGCCGAACAGCCAATCAGCGCACCACCGGGGAAGACGAGCTTGGGAACCGATTGCCAGCCGCCCTCGGTGAGGGCCCGCGCACCATAGGCGACGCGCTTGGCACCCTCGAAAGTACCGCGGATCAGGGGATGCGTCTTGAAGCGCTGAAACTCCTCGAAGGGAGAAAGATAGGGATTGTCATAGTTGAGGTGGACGACGAAGCCGACGGCCACCTGATTATTCTCGAGATGATAGAGGAAGGAACCACCACCGGTGCCGCCACCGAGTGGCCAACCGAAGGAATGTTGCACAAGACCGGGCTTTGCCTTGTCCGGCGCGACATCCCACAGCTCCTTGATGCCGATCCCGAACTTCTGCGGCTCCCGCCCCTCATCGAGCCGATAACGAGCGATCAGCATCTTCGATAACGAGCCACGCGCGCCCTCGGCGAACAGCGTGTATTTGGCCAA is part of the Pleomorphomonas sp. PLEO genome and encodes:
- the apbC gene encoding iron-sulfur cluster carrier protein ApbC; the encoded protein is MPSLKDQVAAALSKITMPGTGKDIVSAGAVSDIYEKDGKVMLSISVPADKASRFEPIRAAAETAVKSIPGVTKATVALTAEVAPGSAPKAAPAPHGHSHAAPAKNGIPGVKSIIAVASGKGGVGKSTTAVNFALALSARGLKVGILDADIYGPSVPRLMGLSGEKPEVNEDRTLVPLENFGVKVMSIGFLVEEETPMIWRAPMAVSALTQMLRESAWGELDVLVVDMPPGTGDVQLTMAQQVPLTGAVIVSTPQDLALLDARRGVAMFQKVEVPVLGIVENMAYFVCPNCGTHHDIFGHGGAAQEARRIGVPFLGEVPLEMRIRETSDSGQPVVATEPNGPHAESYLAIAGRVLDTLAGKPERAAPRIVIE
- a CDS encoding DMT family transporter produces the protein MSDSAREIDRFEGKSHSMTDFRETLRGIIAMLLCCLFFLVNDTIIKAVAEDLPLGEVLFIRSLIATVVVFVAVWKMGLLPKVLPQTSRFVLTRSICEGVATVVYLSGLMHLPIANASAISQGAPLAITAVGALVLGEIVGWRRWLSVVVGFCGILIIVRPGPDGFNSWALLPLLSVAIVTVRELSTRFIAPETNSSVATLITQIMVTIACGLLSATEVWQPMTAMEFGLIVVAGLSCIFGVQFSIDAMRHGDISLVAQFRYSTIPFAIVLGWIIWGDVLDPLTLIGIAVVVGSGVYIFYRERVRHQTLASRAEPGV
- a CDS encoding MDR family oxidoreductase: MTDFAAVLLEQDAEGKTAARLTRLSESDLMQGDVTLAVRASAVNFKDGLAVTGRLPVVRRWPMVPGVDAAATVIASNNPNWLAGDEVILTGWGVGETHLGAWSERMRVSGDWLVRRPKALSPVEAMALGTAGLTVAEGLDRLRRHGVTPADGPVVVTGAAGGVGSMAVMLLAQEGWSVTAVTGRPEEAARLLRLGATEVIGRDLFAGPVKPLARERWAAAFDMVGSAVLAHVVSMLKPGGVAIACGNAAGMDFLASVAPFILRGVSLIGVDSVRVPAARREEIWRYLADVVDHDRLAAMTRTIALTEAVAAARRIVEGTVAGRTVVAIND
- a CDS encoding cell wall hydrolase, yielding MRRVPRTRVRPGHGRVGLAAAGALFVAVVAFPTSVAYQDIASLVVDSINPTTRWAMTLGVGPGGESTVVSPRLADVKDTPARLEMNGGSIIIEGTGEVITGAVGGSAFVPDEERIDRSWKGDLPMTVTTPPTERGFSAGSITLGDASRLTPPTVLPTMAFEASSAPLSVLAVSRFISPKPNTDVADLTPIPVPQHKPDRTELVATSYPSRAYTPAETGAAASALLAAYAPDSSVVSQDMFAPLFAMPGDKPAPPAPVVRPGDHWWAANPLPASVWNDGEQKCLAEAIYFEARSEPRKGQIAVAQVVLNRVKNPAYPDTICKVVYQNRDKYNECQFSFACDGRRDIVFDKSAWRRAQQVAGEVTSGAAWLDDVGTATHYHATYVRPNWASVFTKKAKIGMHVFYQTINGGWS
- the glyS gene encoding glycine--tRNA ligase subunit beta, producing the protein MPDLLIELFSEEIPARMQAKAADDLKGLVTSGLVDAGLTYESAGAFATPRRLALTVHGLNTRSPDIREEKKGPRTDAPAGAIQGFLRGAGLDDIAKARVVSDPKKGDFYVADLVKPGRAAETIIAELLPTVIRSFPWPKSQRWGTGTLRWVRPLHSIVCTFGPETEEPVVIDFEVEGIRSGNITYGHRFLAPEAIKVRRFSDYVEKLEKAKVVLDPARRRDIILHDARDLAFASGLELVEDEGLLNEVAGLVEWPVVLMGAFDPAFLDVPDEVIRATIRANQKCFVLKDPKTGRLANRFILTSNMAATDGGATIIAGNERVIRARLSDAKFFWDGDLAIPLETLVPKLEGITFHEKLGSQGDRVRRIVALAREIAPQVGADADKAARAALLAKADLLSGVVGEFPEVQGLMGRYYAAHAGEDAAVAAAIEEHWKPQGPSDRVPAASVSIAVALADKLDTLVGFWTIDEKPTGSKDPFALRRAALGVIRIILDNGVRLPLNAYSNKTPDLLNFFADRLKVQLREQGNRFDLVDAVFALGGQDDLLLIVKRVEALGALLASDDGKNLLAGYKRTANILKAEEKKGTAVAAAVDASLFKEAEEKALAAAIETAAKAAHDAVAAENFEGAMKALATLRAPVDAFFDKVLVNDTDADVRANRLALLTVLRDACHQVADFSKIEG
- a CDS encoding HD domain-containing protein, whose amino-acid sequence is MTFSLFSPHDRLASLLLPHSGGCVCTTDGSHDFSHLLRVWKNATVISDNEGGDTEILAAAVLLHDCVAVEKNSPDRPRASRLSARKARGILADIGWEEERREKVAHAIEAHSFSAGIEPTTLEARILQDADRLDAIGMIGAARCFYVAGRLNNHLYDAGDPSAEDRPLNDSRFALDHFMTKLFKLCDGFKTATGRRLAAERHARLQRFYDDLLEEI
- a CDS encoding NUDIX domain-containing protein, which encodes MSDIRATDSRIVYENRWMRVREDAIERPDGSHGIYGVVEKPDFVAIAAIDRVRGFIHLVEQYRYPVAGRYWELPQGSWETRPDVPPEEVARAELSEETGIVARKMTRVGDLFLAYGYSSQRYHVFLAEELEQGAAALEAEEADLIARAFPISEVDAMIASGIIRDATTVAALGLIRLKGLL
- a CDS encoding LuxR C-terminal-related transcriptional regulator, producing MNERVEDAQSADVGQNWTAIVAEDHPIIQSAVVRILKKRFGFRQPILATSYDELADAVLDTGENTLVITDLVMPGMRGLDTIKHIRSLAPKAFVAVYSSNSGEELAQGCLDLGCRAFIGKRSSEDMLAAAIETVLDGGTIIEVGADNSAVSQAVLERSALVAQLSPQQLKVFQLLGDGLLNKQIAYQLGISEATVKAHVGKILETLKITSRSQAAITSAWMAEHGLV
- a CDS encoding electron transfer flavoprotein-ubiquinone oxidoreductase, with product MTTELPERESMEFDVVIVGAGPAGLAAAIRIKQQAAANGQDIAVLVLEKGSEVGAHILSGAVVDVSGISALLPDWRDDPDSPFKTPVTDDRFSFLFEKFGIRLPNFLLPPLMSNHGAYAVSLGNVCRWLAQKAEALGVEIYPGFAAAEVLYDDDNKVIGVATGDMGVRKDGTPGANFQRGMALLAKYTLFAEGARGSLSKMLIARYRLDEGREPQKFGIGIKELWDVAPDKAKPGLVQHSFGWPLGGGTGGGSFLYHLENNQVAVGFVVHLNYDNPYLSPFEEFQRFKTHPLIRGTFEGAKRVAYGARALTEGGWQSVPKLVFPGGALIGCSAGFMNVPRIKGSHNAVQSGILAADAIVEAVAAGRAGDELTPYDAGWRESAIGKDLKRVRNVKPLWSRFGTLLGIGLGGLDMWLETMFGVSPFGTLLHGKTDADCLQPAARFKPITYPKPDGKLTFDRLSSVFLSGTAHEENQPVHLKLLDPDLQRVSELDVFAGPSARYCPAGVYEWIDEPTAGPRYVINAPNCVHCKTCDIKDPNQNIDWAVPEGAGGPNYPNM